ATGATTGTCATATCAGTAGGAATAAAAAATGGGATTGAAAAAGCAAGTAAGTATATGATGCCAATATTGTTTCTTCTATTTTTAATTTTGGTTGTTAGAGCGTTAACATTGGAAGGAGCAATGGAAGGAGTACGATTTTTCCTACAGCCTGACTTTTCAAAAATCACCGCTGAATCTGTTCTTTATGCACTTGGACAATCCTTCTTTGCATTAGCAGTTGGTTTTTCATGTATGGTTACATATAGTTCCTATTTAGAGAAAAATGTGAGCATTCCATCCTCAGCAAGTACTGTTGTTGTCATGAATATTCTAGTATCAATACTTGCAGGTCTTGCCATTTTCCCAGTTGTTTTTGCGTTTGGATTAGAACCAGCTGAAGGTCCGGGGTTGCTATTTATGGTGCTGCCTGCTGTATTTTCGCAAATGCCTTTGGGTGAGTTGTTTCTAGCTATATTTCTTTTGCTTTTCTTATTTGCAACCTTAACATCATCGTTTAGTTTATTAGAGATTATCGTTTCAGCATTCACTGAAAATAAAAGGTCTACACGTAAAAGAACAGCATGGGTATCTGGGGTTGTTGTGTTTTTTGCGGGAATTCCTGCAGCATTATCGTTTAGTAAACTTCAGAACTTTCATGTTTTCGGAAAAACAATATTTGATGCTACTGATTTCTTGGTTAGTAATATTATGTTACCGTTAGGCTGCTTGCTTATTGCTCTTTTTATCTCTATTAGAATGAATAAACAGCTAATAGAAGAAGAGTTCAGTATAGGTCATTCACTACCATCTTCGTTTTTAAAAGTATGGAGATTTCTTATGAAATGGGTAGTGCCAATTACCATTGTTGTTGTATTTTTAAGTACACTAGGTATTATTTAATTATAAACATGCTTAAAGAACGATGTCTGTATACAACATCGTTCTTTTTATATTTATTAAAAGTAATTTTTTATTGATAAACGATAAATATATATCTATAATTAATAATAGTTAGGTTATTAAACTACATAAAAAGGTGGAGATAAAACTTGTCTGTTTTATTAATACTTGGTGTTATGGCAATCCTATTCATCCTGTTTTTCAAGGAATCAATAATAATTCTTTTCGAAAAAAATCAAAAAAAAATGGATTTTCTTAAACGTACAAATTGGTTTCGTAATCCTTGGTTATCTGGACTTTTCTTATTTTTTATAAATGCCTTCCTCTTTTTCATAACAGGAGTTATTCTGTATACTTTAACGTTTTTTATGATTCCATTTGTTCATTTATTTGTGATGGTATTTGCAGTGATTGTAAGTGTTTTTGTATGGTGCATGATTAATTATACTTGGGAAGGCACAAAGCTTAGACGATTGAAAATGGGGGCGGTTGGTAGTAGTTTCTATCTGATTTTAACGATTGTTTTTTTATATTTCTTCATTACATTAAAGCCCGATTACCCTGGTGAAGATACATTTATGAGGGCGGTAGGAATCATTATGGCCATGATTGTTACTTCTGTTGCCTTTTTAACATGTTTTATTATGACTGGTTTTTCTAAAAGAGAAATGTAAATGTTAAAGAGCAAATAACTTATAAATAAAAAAGGAGCTGCTCAATTTGCGGCTCCTATTTCTATAAAAGTAGCAATCTATAAGTTTACTTTTTTAGCACCTAAATAACGAGGCTTCCAATACGTGTTATTCATATCAGAAATTGTTACACCTGTAGATGAGCCTGCATGGATAAATTTATTATCACCCATATAAATACCCGCATGTGTTGGACCTGGTGCAGTTGTTGTAAAGAAAACAAGGTCTCCTTTTTGTGGAGAAGAAACGGTTGTTGTTGCTTCCCATATTGTTGCCACCGTGCGTGGTATTTTTATTCCTTGTGTGTTATAAACATAACTTAAATAACCAGAACAATCAAATCCTGTAGGAGTGCTTCCACCCCAAACATATGGAACTCCTATATATTTTTTTGCCTCAGTAATTAGTGCTTCTGCATTTAATGTAATAGGTACAGTAGTTGTTGCTCCCGTTAATTTTAGAACTTGCCCTACATAAATTGAATCACTCGTTAAATTATTATACGTTTTTAACTGTGAAACACTTAAATTAGTTTTTGTAGAAATTTTCCATAGTGTATCACCAGATTGTACGGTATATGTTGTAGCAGTCGTTTCCATTGTAGGTGGTGGGGTAACTGCAGCTTGACCTTGTACTTTTAATACTTGTCCAACATAAATAAGGTCAGATGTTAAGTTATTTAACGTTTTCAAGTTTGTCACAGTCGTATTGAAGTTTTTTGAGATTAAAGAAAGGGAATCACCGGATTTTACAGTGTAAGTTGTTGCTACTTCAACTGGTGTTTCATGTGTATGTGGAGCAATTAATGATAATTCTTGTCCAACATAAATGGTAGAGGTCGTTAAGTTGTTGTATTGCATAA
This genomic stretch from Metabacillus sp. B2-18 harbors:
- a CDS encoding sodium-dependent transporter codes for the protein MNTNREKWSSKFGFIMSSAGAAIGLGAIWKFPYVAGTSGGGAFLLLFILFTVLIGLPMLISEFIIGRGAQSEAVSAYKKLAPNSIWTITGPLGVIGCFLLLSFYAVVGGWVLIYSIMAIGGRVIEPSVSYPELFGTITGSPLITLLGLAVFLLINMIVISVGIKNGIEKASKYMMPILFLLFLILVVRALTLEGAMEGVRFFLQPDFSKITAESVLYALGQSFFALAVGFSCMVTYSSYLEKNVSIPSSASTVVVMNILVSILAGLAIFPVVFAFGLEPAEGPGLLFMVLPAVFSQMPLGELFLAIFLLLFLFATLTSSFSLLEIIVSAFTENKRSTRKRTAWVSGVVVFFAGIPAALSFSKLQNFHVFGKTIFDATDFLVSNIMLPLGCLLIALFISIRMNKQLIEEEFSIGHSLPSSFLKVWRFLMKWVVPITIVVVFLSTLGII
- a CDS encoding C40 family peptidase, with translation MKKQFLFTIATLGIISIGFTKQTSAHEVTYKVQSGDSLWKISYNNSLSVQEIMQYNNLTTSTIYVGQELSLIAPHTHETPVEVATTYTVKSGDSLSLISKNFNTTVTNLKTLNNLTSDLIYVGQVLKVQGQAAVTPPPTMETTATTYTVQSGDTLWKISTKTNLSVSQLKTYNNLTSDSIYVGQVLKLTGATTTVPITLNAEALITEAKKYIGVPYVWGGSTPTGFDCSGYLSYVYNTQGIKIPRTVATIWEATTTVSSPQKGDLVFFTTTAPGPTHAGIYMGDNKFIHAGSSTGVTISDMNNTYWKPRYLGAKKVNL